Proteins found in one Terribacillus sp. DMT04 genomic segment:
- a CDS encoding adenine phosphoribosyltransferase — MDYKKYITVVEDWPKPGIKFKDITTLMDNGPAYKSAVNEIVEFAKDKNVDLIVGPEARGFIVGCPVSYALDIGFAPVRKEGKLPREVIKVSYGLEYGENVLTIHKDAIKPGQRVLITDDLLATGGTIEATIKLVEQLGGVVVGCAFFVELGYLDGREKLNGYEVLTLTTYE, encoded by the coding sequence ATGGATTATAAAAAATATATTACAGTCGTAGAGGACTGGCCAAAACCGGGGATTAAGTTCAAAGATATTACAACTTTGATGGATAATGGCCCGGCATATAAATCAGCAGTTAATGAAATTGTTGAATTTGCGAAAGACAAAAATGTAGACTTGATCGTCGGTCCGGAAGCACGCGGATTTATCGTAGGCTGTCCGGTATCTTATGCGTTGGATATAGGCTTTGCACCTGTACGGAAAGAAGGTAAGCTGCCGCGTGAAGTGATTAAAGTATCTTATGGCCTTGAATACGGCGAAAACGTTCTGACAATCCATAAAGATGCAATTAAGCCTGGTCAGCGTGTTCTGATTACGGATGACTTGCTTGCGACTGGCGGTACAATTGAAGCAACAATTAAGCTCGTTGAACAGCTTGGTGGTGTCGTTGTCGGATGTGCTTTCTTCGTAGAATTGGGTTATCTTGACGGCAGAGAAAAGCTAAATGGTTACGAAGTTCTTACGCTAACTACTTACGAATAA